In Monodelphis domestica isolate mMonDom1 chromosome 3, mMonDom1.pri, whole genome shotgun sequence, the following proteins share a genomic window:
- the E2F3 gene encoding transcription factor E2F3 isoform X4 yields MGGTWNNYLNAKRRLELGESGHQFLSDGLKTPKGKGRAAVRSPDSPKNANSCAGMGKKACFIANEPFSSLPSPPSPSRSVFVFLQAPKSPSEKTRYDTSLGLLTKKFIQLLSQSPDGVLDLNKAAEVLKVQKRRIYDITNVLEGIHLIKKKSKNNVQWMGCSLSDDGGMLAQCQGLSKEVTELSQEEKRLDELIQSCTLDLKLLTEDSENQKLAYVTYQDIRKISGLKDQTVIVVKAPPETRLEVPDPLESLQIHLSSNQGPIEVYLCPEENETHSPVKSYNQDHNGNIPKPSSKDVASTNSGHADCSISMANLSPLASPTNLLQQTEDQIPSNLEGPFVNLLPPLIQEDYLLSLGEEEGISDLFDAYDLEKLPLVEDFMCS; encoded by the exons GCAAAGCGAAGGCTGGAGCTAGGAGAAAGTGGTCATCAGTTTCTCTCAGATGGTCTAAAAACCCCCAAAGGCAAAGGAAGAGCTGCAGTAAGAAGCCCAGATAGTCCAAAAA ATGCTAACTCATGTGCTGGAATGGGAAAGAAGGCTTGCTTCATTGCAAATGAACCCTTCAGTTCTTTACCTTCACCCCCATCCCCTTCCCGCtcggtttttgtttttcttcaagcTCCAAAATCTCCCTCAGAAAAAACACGGTATGATACGTCACTTGGTCTGCTCACCAAGAAGTTCATTCAGCTATTGAGCCAATCCCCAGATGGGGTCTTGGATTTGAACAAGGCAGCCGAAGTGCTTAAGGTGCAAAAGAGGAGGATTTATGATATCACCAATGTGCTGGAAGGCATCCACCTCATTAAGAAGAAATCTAAAAACAACGTTCAGTGGAT GGGCTGCAGTCTATCTGATGATGGGGGCATGCTGGCTCAATGTCAGGGTTTGTCAAAGGAAGTGACGGAGCTCAGTCAGGAAGAGAAGAGGCTAGATGAGCTAATTCAAAGCTGCACCTTGGACCTTAAGCTGTTAACAGAAGATTCAGAGAATCAAAA GTTAGCTTATGTTACATATCAAGATATCCGAAAAATTAGTGGCCTTAAAGACCAAACTGTTATAGTTGTGAAAGCCCCTCCAGAAACAAGACTTGAAGTGCCTGATCCCCTAGAG AGCCTACAAATACATTTATCAAGTAACCAAGGACCCATTGAAGTTTACCTGTGTCCAGAAGAGAATGAAACACACAGTCCAGTAAAATCCTACAACCAAGACCACAACGGAAATATTCCCAAACCCAGTTCCAAAG ACGTGGCCTCCACCAACTCAGGACATGCTGATTGCTCCATTTCTATGGCAAACCTCTCTCCTTTGGCTTCTCCAACTAATCTGCTCCAGCAGACTGAGGACCAAATTCCTTCAAACCTAGAAGGACCGTTTGTGAACTTATTGCCTCCCTTGATCCAAGAAGACTACCTTCTAAGCCTTGGGGAAGAAGAAGGCATCAGTGATCTCTTCGATGCTTACGATTTAGAAAAACTTCCACTGGTTGAGGACTTTATGTGCAGTTGA
- the E2F3 gene encoding transcription factor E2F3 isoform X6 — MPLQQQAKRRLELGESGHQFLSDGLKTPKGKGRAAVRSPDSPKNANSCAGMGKKACFIANEPFSSLPSPPSPSRSVFVFLQAPKSPSEKTRYDTSLGLLTKKFIQLLSQSPDGVLDLNKAAEVLKVQKRRIYDITNVLEGIHLIKKKSKNNVQWMGCSLSDDGGMLAQCQGLSKEVTELSQEEKRLDELIQSCTLDLKLLTEDSENQKLAYVTYQDIRKISGLKDQTVIVVKAPPETRLEVPDPLESLQIHLSSNQGPIEVYLCPEENETHSPVKSYNQDHNGNIPKPSSKDVASTNSGHADCSISMANLSPLASPTNLLQQTEDQIPSNLEGPFVNLLPPLIQEDYLLSLGEEEGISDLFDAYDLEKLPLVEDFMCS, encoded by the exons GCAAAGCGAAGGCTGGAGCTAGGAGAAAGTGGTCATCAGTTTCTCTCAGATGGTCTAAAAACCCCCAAAGGCAAAGGAAGAGCTGCAGTAAGAAGCCCAGATAGTCCAAAAA ATGCTAACTCATGTGCTGGAATGGGAAAGAAGGCTTGCTTCATTGCAAATGAACCCTTCAGTTCTTTACCTTCACCCCCATCCCCTTCCCGCtcggtttttgtttttcttcaagcTCCAAAATCTCCCTCAGAAAAAACACGGTATGATACGTCACTTGGTCTGCTCACCAAGAAGTTCATTCAGCTATTGAGCCAATCCCCAGATGGGGTCTTGGATTTGAACAAGGCAGCCGAAGTGCTTAAGGTGCAAAAGAGGAGGATTTATGATATCACCAATGTGCTGGAAGGCATCCACCTCATTAAGAAGAAATCTAAAAACAACGTTCAGTGGAT GGGCTGCAGTCTATCTGATGATGGGGGCATGCTGGCTCAATGTCAGGGTTTGTCAAAGGAAGTGACGGAGCTCAGTCAGGAAGAGAAGAGGCTAGATGAGCTAATTCAAAGCTGCACCTTGGACCTTAAGCTGTTAACAGAAGATTCAGAGAATCAAAA GTTAGCTTATGTTACATATCAAGATATCCGAAAAATTAGTGGCCTTAAAGACCAAACTGTTATAGTTGTGAAAGCCCCTCCAGAAACAAGACTTGAAGTGCCTGATCCCCTAGAG AGCCTACAAATACATTTATCAAGTAACCAAGGACCCATTGAAGTTTACCTGTGTCCAGAAGAGAATGAAACACACAGTCCAGTAAAATCCTACAACCAAGACCACAACGGAAATATTCCCAAACCCAGTTCCAAAG ACGTGGCCTCCACCAACTCAGGACATGCTGATTGCTCCATTTCTATGGCAAACCTCTCTCCTTTGGCTTCTCCAACTAATCTGCTCCAGCAGACTGAGGACCAAATTCCTTCAAACCTAGAAGGACCGTTTGTGAACTTATTGCCTCCCTTGATCCAAGAAGACTACCTTCTAAGCCTTGGGGAAGAAGAAGGCATCAGTGATCTCTTCGATGCTTACGATTTAGAAAAACTTCCACTGGTTGAGGACTTTATGTGCAGTTGA
- the E2F3 gene encoding transcription factor E2F3 isoform X5: MPLQQQAKRRLELGESGHQFLSDGLKTPKGKGRAAVRSPDSPKTPKSPSEKTRYDTSLGLLTKKFIQLLSQSPDGVLDLNKAAEVLKVQKRRIYDITNVLEGIHLIKKKSKNNVQWMGCSLSDDGGMLAQCQGLSKEVTELSQEEKRLDELIQSCTLDLKLLTEDSENQKLAYVTYQDIRKISGLKDQTVIVVKAPPETRLEVPDPLESLQIHLSSNQGPIEVYLCPEENETHSPVKSYNQDHNGNIPKPSSKDVASTNSGHADCSISMANLSPLASPTNLLQQTEDQIPSNLEGPFVNLLPPLIQEDYLLSLGEEEGISDLFDAYDLEKLPLVEDFMCS, translated from the exons GCAAAGCGAAGGCTGGAGCTAGGAGAAAGTGGTCATCAGTTTCTCTCAGATGGTCTAAAAACCCCCAAAGGCAAAGGAAGAGCTGCAGTAAGAAGCCCAGATAGTCCAAAAA cTCCAAAATCTCCCTCAGAAAAAACACGGTATGATACGTCACTTGGTCTGCTCACCAAGAAGTTCATTCAGCTATTGAGCCAATCCCCAGATGGGGTCTTGGATTTGAACAAGGCAGCCGAAGTGCTTAAGGTGCAAAAGAGGAGGATTTATGATATCACCAATGTGCTGGAAGGCATCCACCTCATTAAGAAGAAATCTAAAAACAACGTTCAGTGGAT GGGCTGCAGTCTATCTGATGATGGGGGCATGCTGGCTCAATGTCAGGGTTTGTCAAAGGAAGTGACGGAGCTCAGTCAGGAAGAGAAGAGGCTAGATGAGCTAATTCAAAGCTGCACCTTGGACCTTAAGCTGTTAACAGAAGATTCAGAGAATCAAAA GTTAGCTTATGTTACATATCAAGATATCCGAAAAATTAGTGGCCTTAAAGACCAAACTGTTATAGTTGTGAAAGCCCCTCCAGAAACAAGACTTGAAGTGCCTGATCCCCTAGAG AGCCTACAAATACATTTATCAAGTAACCAAGGACCCATTGAAGTTTACCTGTGTCCAGAAGAGAATGAAACACACAGTCCAGTAAAATCCTACAACCAAGACCACAACGGAAATATTCCCAAACCCAGTTCCAAAG ACGTGGCCTCCACCAACTCAGGACATGCTGATTGCTCCATTTCTATGGCAAACCTCTCTCCTTTGGCTTCTCCAACTAATCTGCTCCAGCAGACTGAGGACCAAATTCCTTCAAACCTAGAAGGACCGTTTGTGAACTTATTGCCTCCCTTGATCCAAGAAGACTACCTTCTAAGCCTTGGGGAAGAAGAAGGCATCAGTGATCTCTTCGATGCTTACGATTTAGAAAAACTTCCACTGGTTGAGGACTTTATGTGCAGTTGA